A segment of the Lycium ferocissimum isolate CSIRO_LF1 chromosome 10, AGI_CSIRO_Lferr_CH_V1, whole genome shotgun sequence genome:
TCAAAAGTTAGCTCAAAGGAAGGAGAATTGCTCAAACCATATAAAGAGCCCAGAGATTCGTCACCTTCCCATGTGATATTCGTTCCATTCATCAGATACAGGTTAACAATTACGGGTAACAAAAGTATCAACTATTTATGCTGAGCACATATCAGCCAAATGGAACTATCCACGTacaaagtgaataagaatcaacaTTCTCCTTCAAGAATCCGGGAAGCATAGAATGTGAGCAATGATAGATAGGCCAGAAATATACGCAATTGTATGCTTGCTTTGAACACCATACATCAGTATTTCAAGCTGCTCGGCGTACTAACCCTATAATGGAGTCAGACCCAACCACACTCTCTTAAAGTGGAGCAGGATCGTTGGCCTGATTAGAAAATGATCCTCACCCAACTACCTTGACGTATGTTAGCCACAAATCCAACAATTCTAATTAAATGTCAACTCAGAATAGAACAGAATTACCTAAGAAAGCAAAATTgcacccccccctcccccccgccCCCGCCCCAGTAGACGAGTGAAGTTTCTGCCCTTACCCTTGTTGAGTGAATAAAGCCTATCGAGTTTATGTGCTTGCCAGGTCTCTCACCATCAGCTTTTCCTCGAGAATGTGGGACTGCTCATCCTCAGTAATCGCATTGTCTCTCTTTCATTGATTGTACAACTTTCTCTAAACAAGGAATTTCCAAGGAGTCCTCCCAGTCGGCTAAAGGTGCAATGTCTATTGGCGTTGAATCTTTcaaaggaagaaaataaaggCCGAAACCAAATGAATGTCGACCCGGTAAATCACCTAACATTGTATAGCTAAAAGTTGTCAATTGGTTGAAGAATTGAAAGGAATGTTGGAAATTGAGCTTTAAAGCTTGAACTTAGCTTCCACTTCAATAGTCAGAAGAAGTGCGAATGCCACCTGTCCTGATGGATCCCCCAACAACGGCGCTGCAATTCTGCAAATCATAACGTAGCACAAAATTTCTTCAACTCATATAACTTATTAAGAAAAATTGTATATGATAAagattaaataaattaatattttgaacattttcacattttttcctaaattatagtttggttgttgtatattttggtttatttgtgTTAGTGGTgtatattttagttgtttcaTTAATATTAATTTGGAGGTTTGTATATTGTGTTTGGTGGATGTTCAACATATCATATTGATTTCGTTTGTTGCAATTGACACGTTATATGGCAGCCATAAAATGAGCATCGTATTtcgaaaaattaattaatactaatacctattttttagaaattaagaaaagttattttaataGTTCGACAACGACGCCATCAAATATCCATCAAAACGTTTATCACGACTCTCTTGTCAAAAATTGCGTAAGTCACCATCCAGTTCATATACAAAAAACAGTAGAAACAGTGGTCCAAaaagcttttgaaaattttcgACGGCTtcttttcaccataaaaaaaaatcgttttGACGAGCTGATAAAATTCAtattctgtcatgacccaaatcacaAGTAATTTTGTAAGTTTATTTCTCCTGATATTTTGTactctattttatatatatataaaagattgCTCATCTCTGCATAATGTGAATGTTGGCCGTTGACCGAACTACGTTAAATTATTGTGTCTCTATTggtatatttatcttttattctgATATCGTCTTTCAAGCTTGCTTTGTTAATTAGTTTCCACATAATAACTGGTTATTTTGTCCCTATAACTAGAGGCTACCCTAACAATTTTTAACTAGAGGCTACTTAATCAATAGAATCCACTCGTATAAgcatataaaagtaattaatatcTCAAATGGAGCATCTAAAAGTATTAAGTGCAATGCAAGTCCAacagaataaaagaaaatatttaaactAAACAAACTAACCACCATGTTTCTGTCTCAAAAGTTTGGCAGAAAGATCAATCGTGATGCTCACTGGTAATAGTGTAGATAAGTACTTTTGAAGGATAAATCTTTAATGAACTATAGAAACTAATCTCATGCTACGCTATGTATAGTCGAAACATATCAAATGTGTACCTAATCATGTTGTCAGAAGTTTGGCAGAAAGATCAATCTTAATAGCTCATGTTGTCATGTTAAATGTGGGAGCATCAGACTGTGATAAGATATGATCATGATATGCAACGAATGAACCTAATTTTCGTTTGTACTGTACATTAAAAGACGTCATACATATAGTAAGGCTTAACACATTGATAGTCTCTTAAATTTCtcactaaattttatttagacattTAAATAACGATTTGTTCCAATTGGTTACCTGAACGCATGATATTAAAGTGCCCCTGTTAGTTACTTTcgattcaaattttgaaaaagtttttgtGCATATAACGAAGGTCCATTACGTATATAAGTTACATAAAAGTTTGAAGAGAGATGCATGCAACAAGGCTGAAAATATAGATGAAAATctgtttcttgatatttcattaaTCATGAGGCATTAAATAGCCAAACAAAGAAAGTACTAGTAGATCCTCCAACAACGTGACTAAAGCATTTGACTCTTACTATAACTAAGAAACTAAATATTCCAATAAGTAAAATATTAGATTCTCCTATACTAAACAACTACTTATTCCAGAAAACTGTAGCGGTAATAGATGCAAATATCCAGCAAGAAATTCATTTACGTTTCAAAGCAACAAATAATTGGCATGCTTTCTCGCAATCAATTTTCATCCATGCTGAAATCTCTTCACTTTTGAGAATAGTCCTTGCAAAAGCTTCTTCTGCAATTTTACTCCCAAAGTGATTGATGAAAAGTCCTTCTAAAACCGCCCTTAGGTTTATGATTAAACTTTTTGCATCAGCCTCATCCACAAGCTTTGATGGGGGATATGTCAACTCTATTCTCTCAATGCTAAAATAACCATTTCTCTCTACCACTTTAGTCATGTCTTTAGGAGAGGGAAAATACACTGGCACATTGAATGAGTCGACTAGAGATTCATCTAGCATTCCCTATAtgtcaaaaagaaagaaagtttaaCTACAAATGTACGATAAAAAAGAATGTGCATCACATTAATTAGGAGAGAGAACAGTACTagttttgttttcattttattttatatgatggtattgttgttgaatataaagattaaaatagattttttttttttttttttttgccatacTGAGGTTGATTTATGATTTGAATTTATTAGGTTCGGGTGCGGATTCGACCTTATCGCTCCATCTTGTATGTCAATTAATTATTGCTTTCTTTGtcctttctttatttagtttattttttctaaatcccctaatagaaatggaagatataaTTAATCAGTTCAACTAGTCCCAACATTTTTGGTACGGAGTGTTAGATATATATGtgaaaaaataactaaaattaatttaaaaagtaattttaaaCTTATAATTCAAAAATGTGACAGGTTCAATATTAGGAACTTAAAGGTTGTCGAGTTTAAATCCTGGGTCTCTTATTCATGACAGTGGACTCATCTTCTTGAAATATAATGTTGGATCCTATCACACTATCAGGTCACCCATAATATCTACTGATAGTCTTcttaaaatctatatataatataaaactagACATAGATAagatgatgtggcacctctcaaTGGCCACCATTCCTATTCAtcttttatctccttttttaatattttccccttaatttttaattaaagaattaaCAATAATATACCCTATTTATAGAGTTTCATTAAATTCTGCCATATTAATTCATTGTGTATTAATTATTTATGCCATTATTTATTGTTGTATCCGATGGGTTTTCTTCAGCAGATGATATAATCGTTAACAGTAGTGGTTTTTCATTATAATTGCTATGCTAATTAAGTAATTGTTCTGCCATATTAATCTTAAGTTActatattaataattaattGTTGAATGCTAATGGAGAATTAAAAGCTCACTATCAGCTTTCAAGTTCGTCCACCACCGTTTCTCCTCCCCATTACCATATTTGAAGATACTTATTTCATTATCTATTGTTTGGCCTCCTAACTATAGATTCTTTATATTCTCAAAAGAACTTTTGTACACCTTCTAAAATGCCATAAAAAAACCTCTTCAGATATGGGTTTTGGTGATGAAACCTTTGCTTTATCTCTTATTTTGATGACGAATTCTTCATTTCTTAATTTGTTTTTGTCTTCTTTCATAAAATGTGAGAGTGCTTTTTGTAATGATGTTTTGGCTCTCTATATTGTTTTTCATTAAAATCAATAAATTGTTTTGTCATTTCGAAAAAAGAGCTGACAGTGCTTAAGATCTCGATTAGCAAAAGAAAGTCAGAACAGTACCGCACCCCAAAGgttttgttaattatttttacatgtgtatATGGGTTGTAAAcatataatttttcttataattttgcTTTTGTGCACCCTGATGAGTTCATGAAATCTAGGACAGATCAAGTGATGCAGACAGATATATAAAGAGACAAAAAAGGCATACCAATTACCCCTGTGTTAGAGGCGTTGGATGAAGCTATCAGGCTAATGATATTATTACTAAACGACAAGTTGAGAAAAAAAGGGAGAACAAGCTGAAGATTGAGGTGAATCGTAGTAATTTGAAGAGAGAATTATCTAATGTTCATAGATCTTAAAATTTATTACAGTCAAATCAGAGTTTATGATAGTCTTTTGTAGATAGATAAATAAGCTATTGTTTTTTCGTGTTTAAtttcataataattttttttgtcttccaCATAAATTCCAACCTTATTCCTCTATCTAAACACCATGAATATGCATATGCGATGCAAAAgatattatgaaatttttagATCTATTTTTGGTTTCTCAAAGTGTCCTCAATCTTTGAAAGTTGtgttttatttatcattttaatatatatgttttgttgATACGGGAAATATTTCGGGActtttattttaggctttttgtTAGTTATAGTGttgtatttttgttttctttttactaAGAATGTTGgtgatatttttatttattttgacttttaatttagtttttgaaatataaataagagttgaatttataaacttatttGTTTAGTTATcttatgaaaattaaaattactttAGATTTCAGATAACATACTTTGTGTTTAGTTTTcttatgaaaatttaaaaatattttagagTTAACAAAAGTATTTTGTGATTACTTTTAATATTTGGGTATtagaaataaatatatcaaaatctAATAAGGTCTTATATTCGCGCGGATAATTTCACTAGTGTACTCCATAATTTTGAAGATAAGACAGGTTACCTGTTATAATAGGTAGGTGACCCGACAATATCTTTACACAAACGAtccatataacttaaactcagTGACGGAGCCACACTATGtcgagggtgttcatccgaacccgctcggcggaaaaaaacactgtttttacaaagttaaaattattttttatgtatatatagtagatgttgaacccccttaggcttcttcgtgtatttaattttttatattttgaaccccctcggcgaaaatcctggctccgccactgcttaAACTCAAAATAAAACAGTAGGAATATTTGAAATATGTGTTGATGACGAACATTTACTTACCTCATTCACCAAATCCATAAGACTAGATGCGAAAAATTTGAGGTAACGATAACCAGAATATGGTGAAAGTAGCACCATCATTCCTCCTTCAACAATCTCCTCAGCTCTTGCATTCAAGAAAACTTCCATATCCTTGTTGAATTGAGCAATATAGGCATTCACTACTTCAATATTTGAGGCACCTACATAGtgaatcaatcctttattccaTGCAGGGGATTTCTCATCTAATAACTCTTCTGGACACTTAGATAACCAATGTATAGCACATGAACAATGCGCAAAATGTATCGATCGCGATGGAAATAATCTTCCATGGAAAGATCCTGGAACTCCGGTTGAATAATAGGACATATCGACGGGTAGTGATCGAAAGAGAGTGTTGAAATCATTGGTGATATGGTCATTGAAAAAAACTTGGAATTCAAGAATGTTATTTGTGGAATTTGTGAATATTTGATTATAGTATTTGAACTTTACAACTTCTACAATATGTTGCATTGAGCTGAATGTGTTTGGTCCAATTGAACATCCCAAGTCTGTAATACGGAATGTGTTTGAAGAAGATAACAATAGGCTTTTGATGTCAAGCTTTTCAACAATTGCATCTCTGACCATCTCCTTTGCACCATCTAACACTTCTCTCTGCACATATATTACCGTGAAGTTATAGAATTTGTTTTTGTCACGTTAAATAATTGATCTTACCCATATCTAACAGTAAAATTACAAAGTTACTATTTTTTTGCCGAATTAAAGTAACTGAACTTTAATCACTATATGTAACATTAAAGTCATAATTTTATCCACTAAAACAGTAAAGTCACCTTGATGGGTAGCAAAGGTGTATTCAAATCTGGGATTCTCGAGTTAATTGTACAATAATAATTGGTTTCACGATATTGATAGATATTTGGTAGATTTCTTGATATACATACAGGTCTCAATCAGCGGCGGAGCTAGAATTTTTACTAATTAGTGAAAATATAAAGGAGTAAACCCACGAAGAAGCAAACGAGAGTCAATatagtatatacatacataaaaaagatatttttacccagctatataatataattttccaACTAAGAGATGTCAATTGACACAGTTGAATACATGTGGTTCCGCCACTGATCTGAGTAGAAACTGTTGGACTCAAATAAACTTGTAACCAACCCTCTAGATCCACCCCTGATGGGTAGGTTTTGTTGTTACAGAGAATAAGATTAAGTGTTTGTTATTATTATAGAAGGAAAAGTAGTTACTTtattatgacaaaaaaaaaaaaaagtatgattTTTCGgttataaacaaaaataattttcttataacTAATCCAGATTCAAAATGGTGCAAGAAATACCTGTATTTGGGAGTTCTTGGAGTAGCTGTAAGCAGAATCACCACCATTCATCGGGTAAAATCTTGGCATTTTGGCTAATGCTGATATTCTTCACCTGTCTTTTCTCTCAGTTCTTGCTCATAATGTATAGCCTTCTTCATAGTGCTTATATATAGGCtataggggtcgtttggtacgcaTGATAAGGTCGGATATCACGAGATTGATTTTGGGATAAATTTTATAACTTATTTGgttgaaggtataaatttatcccttTATACTTTTAACCAAACAAGTTATAAAATTTATCCCAAAGTTAGTCTAGAATAACCCATCTTATCCTCTCAAGGTTGGTATTATTTTATTCCACCTCCTAAATGGAATAAATTAGTCCTGAAATTATAATCTCTGGACGATAATACCGGAATAACTTAGTTCGCATACCAATATGTAGATGGGGAGGGAGGGAGGGAGAAAGGTGAAAACTTTAGATCGAGTTGGCTTGGTCTAAAGCTTACCTCAGATCCGTGAGCAGAGGACATGGAATCAGTGGAAGGATCAAAGGCAGCTGCTCCAGAGGTGGCGACGACGGCGGCTCCGATCTGATGAACCCCGCGCAGTCGCTTCACTTTTAACTTGTTTCTTACTTTGCTATTTTGCTCAGTTGAACAGACATGGCActatttgtttttgttgttttatttgTTGATTAATAAAATAAGCCACTAGGGGGTGAAAAGCctagtggtctttaatttaaaaaaaaaaaaaaagagttggcTTGGTCAGTGAGATTAGAAAACACTATTTCAACATAATTAATGCAGTGCACTTGGTTGGAAGTATTAAAAAAAGGGGTATATAACTAATGCAACAACAAGTTGGCAGTATGAAATGATAtctatattaaattatttaagaatTTATATACTTCCtccttccatttttatttgtcccgCATACTAAAATAGTTGTCCATTTTTAATTATCTAATTTGAAAAGTTAAGAGATAATTCATCATTCCATACCGATTTTACTCTTATCATTAATTATTGGGTTGAAGAGTTTAAGGATTTTAGCGgttgcacaacttttaaagtatgttaTATTAATTTCAATCATTAGGTTACTTAGCAATAATTAGGGGTCATATAGTAAAATTAGCATTCTATTTTTAGCTTATTAATAGGCATGTCAAGTCAATGCATGACAACTAACGAATAAAAAtgaccggagggagtattattttatgcgTGATACCATTTAGAATAAGAATATGTATATTAACAATACGGGGAAAAACATATTTGAAAAGATTGGGGAAACTATGTACGTATAAGATGTTCGGATCCCTTAATGGCATGAgactttttggaaaaaatggTGCGGATTAATTTGATCTGAAGTGGACAATACCCGCAAcatgttaaaagtattttttggcTAGCTTAATCCAACTCAATCTATACATTATTGGAATAGTCGCCAATAATCTGTTCATTATTATTCACGTTATAAACAATTTCGACGTTATAATCTCTAACCAAATGATTAACTGCTCTATTAAGaaccaacaatatcatgcatgaatacACATAGGGTATGTTTTCTGAATAGATTAGATATTCTAAAGATATTTCTTAGGAAAattaatcacaattatttcacaACATAATCAGCCATTTACTCTGGAAATAAAGCGACTTACCCACAGAAGTGAACAAAATGGATGCAGACACTATTAGCTGTAATTATTGGAAGATATTTATGCAGCAAGCGAGCAAAGTGTGGACATATGTTTTTGATCCCTCAATTATGATAAAATTTTGATGTAAATATTCATGATATTTAACAGAGCACATTTAACTTTAATTAGAAAATGTACGATAGAAATAccttttcttcataaaagttgTCTTATGGCCAATTTTTGCACACCTACGAAGACAAATTCAATGGGGGTTTAGGTATATATTTTACACTAATATTATTGATACTGGTGGGCGGATCGAGAGGGTTGGTTACGGATTTATGTGAACCCAGTTCCTGTATACACATTAAGAAATTCATTGAATATTAGGTTGTAGATTCACTTGCATTAGTTGATATTCACTTGATATAGATATAGgaacccataaattttaaattctgaACACGTTTTTAGATCGGGTGACTTACCGACTAAGACTTAAGTAGGTGAAAATACGTCACATTCTAACACGGGATTAAAATTCTTGGCTCTTAAGATTATTTCTATAATTATCTTCCTTTGCTAAGCAGGTACTAAAGCGTGTCAACCGGTCAAGCAACTTGGTTTTTTTAACCAGAATGGGGCAGTTAAAAGGAGCCATTTAGAGGTTA
Coding sequences within it:
- the LOC132032876 gene encoding loganic acid O-methyltransferase-like, which translates into the protein MPRFYPMNGGDSAYSYSKNSQIQREVLDGAKEMVRDAIVEKLDIKSLLLSSSNTFRITDLGCSIGPNTFSSMQHIVEVVKFKYYNQIFTNSTNNILEFQVFFNDHITNDFNTLFRSLPVDMSYYSTGVPGSFHGRLFPSRSIHFAHCSCAIHWLSKCPEELLDEKSPAWNKGLIHYVGASNIEVVNAYIAQFNKDMEVFLNARAEEIVEGGMMVLLSPYSGYRYLKFFASSLMDLVNEGMLDESLVDSFNVPVYFPSPKDMTKVVERNGYFSIERIELTYPPSKLVDEADAKSLIINLRAVLEGLFINHFGSKIAEEAFARTILKSEEISAWMKIDCEKACQLFVALKRK